A window of Campylobacter pinnipediorum subsp. pinnipediorum contains these coding sequences:
- a CDS encoding phage terminase large subunit family protein produces MRKIINIFANSIFIKPRLNLTEWAKEFRILSRESSSNYGRFKPFSYQIEPMNEISNQKRRKVVLLWASRLGKSEMINNTIGYYIHQEPSTVLFMLPNENDAEDYSKRRLTPMIRDCKEINALINSNDSNNTILIKNFRGGNLALVGSNSPSKLASKPIKVLLVDEADRCEATKEGDSIKLAEKRTITFADRKIIISSTPTIKGSSAIEAEFESSDKRFFYVTCPHCGFKQTLKFEYLVWDKDDKEKPLYDTAKYQCAECGSLLSEQEKNEAVRNGERIAKNPHSKTAGFFLNAIYSPFFKMSDIARDWYESKNDQLKLQTFINTIKCESFEPPAVKFNENELYNRRETYTANNFPVQVEFITAGVDIQDNRIEINFIGWARGLEAYNLEYIQCWGNTDQDKVWMDTYKELVKKFKREDNKTFIVSLVCIDSGFNAERVYRLVSLDKRFIATKGLSEQSSKASFLNKLKNIQKGVKFMPIGTYAGKNELYRLLSITEHGDGYFHYNESYTQEFFNQLTAEKIEKVKDKNGYTKLRWVKTRERNEALDITLLAYAAAKLLKISKRKKKVVNNGKSA; encoded by the coding sequence ATGAGAAAAATTATAAATATTTTTGCAAACTCAATTTTTATAAAGCCGAGATTAAATTTAACAGAGTGGGCTAAAGAGTTCAGAATTTTATCACGCGAAAGCTCATCAAATTATGGAAGATTTAAACCTTTTTCTTATCAAATAGAGCCTATGAACGAAATATCAAATCAAAAAAGGCGTAAAGTAGTTTTACTTTGGGCTTCCCGGCTTGGGAAAAGCGAGATGATAAATAATACTATAGGCTACTATATTCATCAAGAGCCAAGCACAGTATTATTTATGCTCCCAAATGAAAACGACGCAGAAGACTACTCAAAACGGCGACTTACTCCTATGATTAGAGACTGCAAAGAGATAAACGCACTTATAAACTCAAACGATTCAAACAATACGATATTAATTAAAAACTTTCGTGGTGGCAACTTAGCGCTTGTAGGCTCAAACTCTCCATCAAAACTAGCATCAAAACCCATCAAGGTGCTTTTAGTTGATGAGGCTGATAGGTGTGAAGCTACGAAAGAGGGCGATAGTATAAAACTAGCAGAAAAAAGAACGATAACATTTGCAGATAGAAAAATAATCATAAGCTCAACACCTACGATAAAAGGTAGTTCAGCTATTGAAGCAGAATTTGAAAGTTCTGATAAAAGATTTTTTTATGTAACTTGCCCCCATTGCGGGTTTAAACAAACTCTTAAATTTGAATATTTAGTTTGGGACAAAGACGACAAAGAAAAACCACTATATGACACGGCTAAATATCAATGTGCGGAGTGCGGCTCACTACTTAGCGAACAAGAGAAAAACGAGGCGGTAAGAAATGGCGAGCGGATAGCAAAAAATCCACACTCAAAAACTGCAGGCTTTTTTCTAAATGCAATTTATAGCCCCTTTTTTAAAATGAGTGATATTGCAAGAGATTGGTATGAGAGCAAAAACGACCAGCTAAAGTTACAAACTTTTATAAATACTATTAAATGCGAGAGTTTTGAGCCTCCAGCGGTTAAGTTTAATGAAAACGAACTATATAACAGACGCGAAACATACACTGCTAACAACTTCCCTGTGCAAGTTGAGTTTATCACTGCCGGCGTTGATATACAAGATAACAGAATAGAAATTAATTTCATAGGTTGGGCGCGTGGGCTTGAAGCTTATAACCTTGAATATATACAATGCTGGGGCAACACAGACCAAGATAAAGTGTGGATGGATACATACAAAGAATTAGTTAAAAAATTCAAAAGAGAGGATAATAAAACGTTTATTGTATCTCTTGTTTGTATCGATAGTGGCTTTAATGCTGAAAGAGTATATAGACTTGTTAGCCTTGATAAAAGATTTATAGCAACAAAAGGGCTAAGCGAACAAAGCTCAAAAGCTAGTTTTTTAAATAAATTAAAAAATATACAAAAAGGCGTTAAATTTATGCCTATTGGAACATACGCAGGTAAAAATGAATTATACAGACTTTTAAGTATAACAGAACACGGCGATGGATACTTTCACTACAATGAGAGCTATACGCAAGAGTTTTTTAACCAGCTAACAGCTGAGAAAATAGAAAAAGTAAAAGATAAAAACGGATACACAAAACTAAGATGGGTAAAAACAAGAGAGCGTAACGAAGCATTAGATATAACTTTACTAGCATACGCCGCTGCAAAACTTCTAAAAATATCAAAAAGAAAGAAAAAAGTAGTGAATAATGGAAAAAGTGCATAA
- a CDS encoding phage baseplate assembly protein V: protein MQFIGSICEISEDKSLVRVDYLGTKTKMIPYVQFANSFKRSFSPPRIGEQVIVHQLRDNGLKYAIGAIFNTKCKEPLGVSQTKEITEYEDGTIISYDTSNSTLEIKSPKLINLACDNLTIKGNIKIIGNITQQGSIKISGEITDSRGNLTTHSHRDTDGGTSLPR, encoded by the coding sequence ATGCAGTTTATAGGCAGTATTTGTGAAATTAGCGAAGATAAAAGCCTTGTGAGGGTTGATTACTTAGGCACAAAAACAAAAATGATACCTTACGTGCAATTTGCTAACTCTTTTAAACGTTCATTCTCGCCCCCACGCATAGGCGAACAAGTTATAGTGCATCAGCTAAGAGACAACGGGCTTAAATATGCCATAGGTGCTATCTTTAACACAAAATGTAAAGAGCCATTAGGTGTAAGCCAAACAAAAGAGATAACAGAGTACGAAGACGGAACGATAATAAGCTATGATACTTCAAACTCAACACTTGAGATAAAATCACCTAAACTTATAAATTTAGCATGTGATAATTTAACAATTAAAGGCAATATAAAAATAATAGGCAATATAACGCAACAAGGAAGTATAAAAATAAGCGGGGAGATAACAGATAGCAGGGGTAATTTAACTACACATAGTCATAGAGATACAGACGGAGGAACAAGCCTACCACGCTAA
- a CDS encoding phage portal protein, translating into MNIFKSFFKSSKTKTGFFKPKPKIKLFRYPSLEAPEINKAELSRLIRNTDPDNANKILRNQARSISTAVSLASGFFDTLDSEILGESGFILDIATQNRKLNTTIQNAFYEWEQNCCLHGVYDFEDYEELVLNALYRDGEAFIRIVRGDSLKIELIDADDIDNDFNDDALNIRCGIQRASKNSITPIRYYVKNSERERIGIDAKDIIHIKKPLIAKQVRGNSKLASSILDIHQKDKFKKAELNRARLSSEATGFYTRKDDGAIGDALKGWDEETGEFLESEEAQAPETVSVGTMNVLDEGYEPKFIDPHNPTNIEFYLKSTNQEIARSLGVSYSTLTGDLREVNYSSLRQGATSERRGFRRTQNFIRRKMHNVIFKEWLLIELLNGKIRPNAYNLILAHFSFKPQGWEYIDPNKEVAANAKAIESGFKTRVEVLREKGIEYDTYIDEKEKEKEIVKKLKEIEDIQNSRSDDE; encoded by the coding sequence ATGAATATATTTAAATCATTTTTTAAATCATCAAAAACTAAAACAGGCTTTTTTAAACCAAAGCCAAAAATAAAACTTTTTAGGTACCCAAGCCTTGAAGCACCAGAGATAAACAAAGCAGAGCTATCAAGACTTATAAGAAACACAGACCCTGATAACGCCAACAAAATACTAAGAAATCAAGCAAGAAGCATAAGCACTGCTGTAAGCTTAGCAAGTGGCTTTTTTGATACGCTTGATTCTGAAATTTTAGGTGAAAGTGGATTTATTTTAGACATTGCTACTCAAAACAGAAAACTAAACACAACTATACAAAACGCTTTCTATGAGTGGGAGCAAAATTGTTGCTTGCATGGAGTATACGACTTTGAAGATTACGAAGAGCTTGTATTAAATGCACTTTATCGCGACGGCGAGGCATTTATCCGCATTGTTAGGGGCGATAGCTTAAAAATAGAGCTAATCGATGCGGACGACATAGATAACGATTTTAACGACGATGCTTTAAATATAAGATGTGGCATACAAAGAGCAAGTAAAAACAGTATAACCCCAATAAGATATTATGTTAAAAACTCTGAACGCGAACGCATAGGCATAGATGCAAAAGACATAATACATATTAAAAAACCACTCATTGCAAAACAAGTAAGAGGTAACTCAAAACTTGCAAGCTCTATATTAGACATACACCAAAAAGATAAATTTAAAAAAGCAGAATTGAATCGTGCAAGACTTAGCTCCGAAGCAACAGGATTTTATACAAGAAAAGATGATGGAGCGATAGGCGATGCCTTAAAAGGATGGGATGAAGAAACAGGCGAGTTTTTAGAAAGTGAAGAAGCACAAGCCCCAGAAACTGTAAGCGTTGGGACTATGAATGTGCTAGATGAAGGATACGAGCCAAAATTTATAGACCCGCACAACCCTACAAATATCGAGTTTTACCTAAAAAGCACAAATCAAGAAATAGCCCGCTCTCTTGGCGTTTCTTACTCAACCTTAACTGGTGATTTAAGGGAGGTAAATTATAGCTCACTTAGGCAAGGTGCTACGTCGGAACGTAGAGGATTTAGACGCACACAAAACTTTATACGTAGAAAAATGCATAACGTGATTTTTAAAGAATGGCTGCTTATCGAGCTTTTAAACGGCAAGATAAGACCAAACGCTTATAACTTAATTTTAGCTCATTTTTCTTTTAAGCCTCAAGGCTGGGAGTATATAGACCCAAACAAAGAAGTTGCAGCAAATGCAAAAGCAATCGAAAGTGGTTTTAAAACACGCGTTGAGGTTTTACGTGAAAAAGGTATCGAGTATGATACTTATATAGATGAAAAAGAAAAAGAAAAAGAAATCGTAAAAAAACTAAAAGAAATTGAAGATATACAAAATTCAAGGAGCGATGATGAATAA
- a CDS encoding tail protein X: protein MKYLAKDGDTLDMLCYKQYKTLDTDVYSEFLRENEHLLNKNTLQSGDIVFFPDIEVKKVKKVVYLWD, encoded by the coding sequence ATGAAGTATTTAGCTAAAGATGGCGACACGCTCGATATGCTTTGTTATAAACAATATAAAACACTAGATACTGATGTTTATAGTGAGTTTTTAAGAGAAAACGAGCATTTATTAAATAAAAACACGCTTCAAAGTGGGGATATAGTATTTTTCCCCGATATTGAAGTTAAAAAAGTTAAAAAGGTTGTTTACTTATGGGATTAA
- a CDS encoding phage major capsid protein has product MNKDFLKELQNFSISFAKDTAFDDENKTISFVALSKDNLHKRTSFWGDEYYLSVDTSNVKFNAKTLYKDHNPTFENAIGKIVDVKFENGTIKAKVQFNDEVRESKEAYAKYKAGFSNSVSVGFGEYKVKEMDKIDGIDHYQIYEGEIIELSAVWQGADKNAVVSKFNKSIKQGGQMPEAIKKLQEESAQDTQKLQAEQEVQTFSKAGQAQNEERANIIELAKIMGREKEGLDAISEGKTYAQFSKEMAALNSQSEVKKVNIITNKTEDANFSLAKIIRSAVDRNIDLSREMQNSGKEIGRFALPDEFIAQFNDTITKTSNTGDIVNQSYRSDLLVDQLKQESKLLGLCTWLTGLHAAVTIPRDTSNITADFVEEGGTRDAEKLAFDNIKLAPHTLNANIVITRTMLNMAAIDLESFAFKKLKEAIRKKLELTMLYGVSVVKGLFDTSGIPTVQNYMKTPTLDLTLKFGDLLDASGANTDHAKFFLNGTDISKLRATKRGESLDRMLIDVGDTDLQGYQYFKNNNLKSGDVIFGNFEDIYVGAFGSLEVLPLMQRGGDVLLQAFYDIDIKFAREKSFAVSKTSE; this is encoded by the coding sequence ATGAATAAAGATTTTTTAAAAGAGTTGCAAAACTTTAGTATCTCTTTTGCAAAAGATACTGCTTTTGATGATGAAAACAAAACTATAAGCTTTGTAGCTTTATCAAAAGACAATCTACATAAAAGGACGAGCTTTTGGGGTGATGAATACTATTTAAGTGTAGATACATCAAATGTTAAATTTAATGCAAAAACACTATACAAAGACCATAACCCTACATTTGAAAACGCAATCGGCAAGATTGTAGATGTTAAATTTGAAAACGGCACGATAAAAGCCAAAGTGCAGTTTAACGATGAGGTAAGAGAGTCAAAAGAAGCCTACGCAAAATATAAGGCAGGCTTTTCTAACTCTGTCAGTGTTGGTTTTGGCGAGTATAAAGTAAAGGAGATGGACAAAATAGATGGAATAGACCATTACCAGATCTATGAAGGCGAGATTATAGAGCTTTCAGCGGTTTGGCAAGGAGCAGACAAAAACGCAGTAGTATCAAAATTTAATAAATCAATTAAACAAGGAGGGCAGATGCCAGAAGCAATCAAAAAGCTGCAAGAAGAATCAGCACAAGACACACAAAAACTACAAGCAGAGCAAGAAGTGCAAACTTTTAGCAAAGCAGGACAAGCACAAAACGAAGAAAGAGCAAACATAATAGAGCTAGCTAAAATAATGGGGCGTGAAAAAGAAGGGCTAGACGCTATAAGCGAAGGCAAGACTTATGCACAATTTTCTAAAGAAATGGCAGCATTAAATTCACAAAGTGAGGTTAAAAAAGTGAATATAATCACAAATAAAACAGAAGATGCAAACTTTTCACTTGCTAAAATCATAAGATCAGCAGTTGATAGGAACATAGACCTATCAAGAGAAATGCAAAACAGCGGCAAAGAAATCGGCAGATTCGCATTACCCGATGAATTCATAGCACAATTTAACGACACAATCACAAAAACATCTAATACAGGCGATATAGTAAATCAATCATACAGAAGTGATTTATTAGTGGACCAATTAAAGCAAGAAAGCAAACTTCTAGGACTTTGTACGTGGCTTACAGGACTTCACGCAGCAGTTACAATTCCAAGAGATACATCAAACATTACCGCTGATTTTGTAGAAGAGGGCGGAACAAGAGACGCTGAAAAGCTAGCATTTGATAACATCAAACTAGCACCGCACACTTTAAACGCGAACATAGTTATAACAAGAACTATGCTAAATATGGCAGCTATTGACCTTGAAAGCTTTGCATTTAAAAAGCTAAAAGAAGCTATACGCAAAAAGCTAGAGCTTACTATGCTTTATGGCGTTAGCGTCGTAAAAGGTTTATTTGACACTAGCGGGATACCAACAGTGCAAAATTATATGAAAACCCCAACACTTGATTTAACTTTAAAATTTGGCGATTTGCTTGACGCATCAGGTGCTAACACAGACCACGCCAAATTCTTTTTAAACGGCACAGATATAAGCAAGCTAAGAGCTACAAAACGTGGCGAAAGCTTAGACAGAATGCTTATTGATGTAGGCGATACAGATTTGCAAGGCTATCAGTACTTTAAAAATAACAACTTAAAATCAGGCGATGTGATTTTTGGTAATTTTGAAGATATATATGTAGGTGCGTTTGGTTCGCTTGAAGTATTGCCTTTAATGCAAAGGGGCGGGGATGTGTTGTTGCAGGCATTTTATGATATAGATATTAAATTTGCACGTGAGAAATCATTCGCAGTATCTAAGACATCAGAATAA